The following proteins are co-located in the Maridesulfovibrio sp. genome:
- a CDS encoding VOC family protein: MHNDSSSHGFFSWNELLTSDLEAAKKFYGGLLGWTFKESKTIYGDTYLTAFKDGRMAAGMMIKPAGTPEHIKGCWDPYITVDDVESAATQVEETGGKVMLPPTKIEGVGRFCVIQDPQVIYLNLITYKTKN, translated from the coding sequence ATGCATAACGATTCATCATCACACGGATTCTTCAGCTGGAATGAACTGCTGACAAGCGATCTGGAAGCGGCCAAGAAATTCTATGGCGGCCTTCTGGGCTGGACCTTCAAGGAGTCAAAAACCATATACGGCGACACCTATCTGACCGCTTTCAAAGACGGGCGCATGGCAGCAGGCATGATGATCAAGCCAGCCGGCACACCAGAACACATCAAAGGCTGTTGGGACCCGTACATCACGGTTGATGACGTGGAATCTGCAGCGACTCAAGTCGAAGAAACAGGCGGCAAGGTTATGCTTCCGCCCACCAAGATTGAGGGCGTCGGGAGGTTCTGCGTAATTCAGGACCCGCAGGTAATTTACCTGAACCTGATTACCTATAAAACAAAAAACTAA
- a CDS encoding AAA family ATPase, protein MKSVILYIFSGLPGSGKSTLAQGLSSELKCAYLRIDTIEQAIRDLCEFKVEGEGYRLAYRVASDNLKCGISVVSDSCNPIELTRTEWKDVAVNAGVKFINIEVVCSDKAEHKERVEKRTSSVAGLKLPTWEQVEQRDYHAWKSERIVMDTAGKTETTCLQELISSINEWNKRI, encoded by the coding sequence ATGAAATCAGTAATCTTATACATATTCTCAGGTCTGCCCGGATCAGGTAAAAGTACTCTGGCTCAAGGTTTAAGCTCTGAATTAAAATGTGCCTATCTCAGGATAGATACGATTGAACAGGCAATACGAGACCTCTGCGAGTTCAAAGTAGAAGGCGAAGGGTATCGCCTTGCTTATCGGGTTGCTTCAGATAACCTTAAATGCGGTATCAGCGTGGTTTCCGATTCCTGCAACCCCATAGAATTAACCCGCACAGAATGGAAGGACGTTGCCGTAAATGCCGGTGTTAAGTTTATTAATATTGAAGTTGTTTGTTCTGACAAGGCCGAGCATAAAGAACGAGTCGAAAAAAGGACTTCATCCGTGGCAGGATTAAAGCTACCTACTTGGGAACAGGTGGAGCAACGCGATTATCACGCTTGGAAGTCGGAAAGAATTGTGATGGACACGGCTGGTAAAACCGAGACAACATGCCTTCAAGAGCTGATCTCTTCAATCAATGAGTGGAACAAAAGGATTTAA
- a CDS encoding iron-containing alcohol dehydrogenase encodes MLNFQIFIPTRIVFGPGKLAELGTMPLPKGKKAMVVIGESGAMIKNGYLDKVQALLAKQDVSTVVFDNISPNPKSDQVDEAVKIAREKGIDFIVALGGGSTIDASKAIALLTTNVGKCWDYMQSGSGGGVNPENPAAPLIAIPTTAGTGTEADQWAVISKSDGIEKISLGNDSTFPTISIVDPELMVSVPPRTTAYTGIDTFFHAVETFLSTAHQPMSDMLALEAVHLSSHYLPMAIAEGDNIEARTVMAWSSTAAGMCETLSRCISQHALEHALSAKYPELPHGLGLAKLSVPYFKRLVPESPERFEDLAMAMGYDTQQFDENMRSTVFLEGLRSLLERTGFNEESLKDYGAKEEDVAELVDIAEQTMGKLFEFTPAKMEREDLECIMSEAIAG; translated from the coding sequence ATGCTCAATTTTCAGATATTTATCCCCACTCGCATCGTATTCGGTCCCGGCAAACTTGCAGAACTGGGCACCATGCCTCTGCCCAAAGGCAAAAAAGCAATGGTTGTCATCGGCGAATCCGGTGCAATGATCAAAAACGGTTACCTCGATAAAGTTCAGGCCCTCCTCGCTAAGCAGGATGTCTCCACCGTGGTTTTCGATAACATCTCTCCCAACCCGAAATCCGATCAGGTTGACGAGGCTGTAAAAATCGCCCGAGAGAAAGGAATCGACTTCATCGTTGCACTTGGTGGAGGTTCCACTATCGATGCATCCAAAGCCATCGCTCTTTTGACCACCAACGTAGGCAAATGCTGGGATTACATGCAGTCCGGTTCCGGCGGCGGTGTTAACCCAGAAAATCCGGCAGCACCCCTCATCGCCATCCCCACCACAGCGGGAACAGGCACGGAAGCGGACCAGTGGGCAGTGATCAGCAAATCCGACGGCATTGAAAAAATCAGCCTCGGTAATGATTCCACCTTCCCGACTATTTCCATCGTTGACCCGGAACTCATGGTCAGTGTGCCTCCGCGCACAACTGCCTACACAGGTATCGACACATTTTTCCATGCTGTGGAGACCTTCCTTTCCACCGCTCACCAGCCTATGAGCGACATGCTGGCCCTCGAAGCTGTCCACCTGAGCAGCCATTACCTGCCCATGGCAATTGCCGAAGGTGACAACATCGAAGCCCGCACAGTCATGGCATGGTCCAGCACCGCCGCAGGTATGTGCGAGACCCTTTCCCGCTGCATTTCCCAGCATGCACTTGAACATGCCCTGAGCGCAAAATACCCCGAATTACCGCACGGCCTCGGCCTTGCCAAGCTTTCCGTACCCTATTTCAAGCGCCTGGTCCCGGAAAGTCCGGAACGTTTCGAAGATCTAGCCATGGCTATGGGTTACGATACCCAGCAGTTTGACGAGAATATGCGCTCAACCGTCTTCCTTGAAGGACTTCGCTCCCTGCTCGAACGGACCGGATTCAACGAAGAATCGCTCAAAGATTACGGTGCAAAAGAAGAAGATGTTGCCGAACTGGTGGATATCGCCGAGCAGACTATGGGCAAGCTTTTCGAGTTCACCCCCGCGAAGATGGAACGTGAAGACCTTGAATGCATCATGTCCGAAGCTATTGCAGGTTAA